A region from the Anomaloglossus baeobatrachus isolate aAnoBae1 chromosome 11, aAnoBae1.hap1, whole genome shotgun sequence genome encodes:
- the LOC142256449 gene encoding olfactory receptor 5V1-like: MKSNQTMVTVFILLGFSGVIESHVLLFPIFLCTFIITVAGNLSIILAYKLTPSLHTPMYFFLANFSLMEIIYVSFTVPKMLLSLWSVCKAISFSACAIQMYCVLLLGGTECYMLGAMAYDRYNAICNPLLYPVIMSDVVCIQLIVGSYVIGAVNSLIHTTLTFSLPYCGSNQIDHFFCDLPSVLELSCQDTWVNELVIYVIGGFLALGPIMVTLISYIKIISKILKLHSSSSKKKAFATCSSHFIVVTIFYGSGIFMYFRPRSSYRISQNSVVSLMYTVIAPLLNPFIYSLRNQEVKSGINNIFLQKKRI, from the coding sequence ATGAAGAGCAATCAAACAATGGTAACAGTATTTATTCTTTTGGGATTTTCTGGCGTTATCGAAAGTCATGTCCTCCTTTTTCCGATCTTTTTATGTACCTTTATCATCACTGTGGCTGGGAACTTATCTATAATCCTTGCATACAAGCTAACTCCAAGCCTTCACACTCCAATGTATTTTTTTCTTGCTAATTTTTCACTCATGGAAATAATATATGTTTCATTTACTGTCCCCAAGATGTTGTTAAGTCTATGGTCAGTATGTAAAGCCATCTCCTTCTCTGCCTGCGCCATACAAATGTATTGTGTCTTGCTGTTGGGTGGAACAGAATGCTACATGCTCGGAGCCATGGCTTATGACCGCTATAACGCCATATGTAACCCTCTGTTATATCCTGTGATTATGAGTGACGTTGTGTGTATTCAGCTTATCGTGGGATCATATGTCATTGGAGCGGTGAATTCCCTAATTCACACAACACTCACTTTTTCATTACCGTACTGTGGATCAAATCAGATAGACCATTTCTTCTGCGATTTGCCATCCGTCCTAGAACTTTCCTGCCAGGATACTTGGGTTAATGAACTTGTGATATATGTGATTGGCGGCTTTCTTGCACTTGGTCCAATCATGGTAACATTGATTTCGTATATAAAGATCATTTCAAAAATTCTAAAACTTCATTCCTCATCCAGCAAGAAAAAAGCTTTTGCAACCTGCTCCTCTCACTTCATAGTTGTTACAATATTTTATGGTTCAGGGATTTTTATGTACTTTAGACCCAGGTCAAGCTATAGAATTAGTCAAAACAGCGTGGTCTCATTAATGTATACAGTTATTGCTCCGCTCTTAAACCCTTTTATATACAGCCTACGGAACCAAGAGGTCAAATCAGGTATCAATAACATATTTTTACAGAAGAAAAGAATCtga